Below is a window of Taeniopygia guttata chromosome 23, bTaeGut7.mat, whole genome shotgun sequence DNA.
AGCTCCAAGGGCCCcattccctgagctcccagggccccatttccctgagctcccaggaCACCATTCCCTGGGCTCCAAGGGCCCCATTTCCCTGAGCTCCAAGGGCCCCATTCCCTGAGCTCCCTGGGCTCCAAGGGCCCcattccctgagctcccagggcCCCATTCCCTGGGCTCCCAGGGCCCcattccctgagctcccagggccccattccctgagctccaagggccccattccctgagctcccagggccccattccctgagctcccagggcCCCATTCCCTGGGCTCCCAGGGCCCcattccctgagctcccagggccccattccctgagctcccagggccccattccctgagctcccagggcCCCATTCCCTGGGCTCCCAGGGCCCcattccctgagctcccagggccccattccctgagctcccagggccccattccctgagctcccagggccccattccctgagctcccagggccccattccctgagctcccagggcCCCATTCCTTGAGCTCCCAGGGCCCcattccctgagctcccagggccccattccctgagctcccagggccccattccctgagctcccagggcCCCATTCCCTGGGCTCCCAGGGCCCTATTTCCCTGAGCTCCAAGGGCCCCATTCCCCGGGCTCCAAGGGCCCcattccctgagctcccagggcCCCATTCCCTGGGCTCCCAGGGCCCCATTCCCTGGGCTCCAAGGGCCCCATTCCCTGAGCTCCAAGGGCCCATTTCCCTGAGCTCCAAGGGCCCCATTCCCTGAGCTCCAAGGGCCCCATTccctgggctcccagcccctccttaCTGGCTTTGGCAGGGGTGGGATACGCGGCGCTGCTCAGCTTCTTCAGCTCCGGGCAGTTGAATTTCTCTCTGATGGGGTCAAGCAGTTTGTTCAGGGCCACTTCCACGGAGTTCTTCAGGTCTCCAGGGTGCACAACCTGTGTCAGGACAAAGATGTTCCTGTCTGAGGCCACGGGTGGGAAATGGAGACTAAAAAGGATGGGAAGatgaaccccaaatccttgaCCTGATTCCCCTTGGTCAACAGAAGTTTCTGGACACTTCTGcctccagcctctgctgggaacagctgggaagGGTTAaattgctgctctgctgcaggatgtGGCTGATGTGATGCTCACATCCTTCACTCATCCTCTCTCCCCCGGGCTCTCCTGTCTGGGAGCATCCCACACTACCAGGCCACACTCCACACCTCCTCCCAGTGCACATTTCcatctcccagtgctcccagatTGCTCCCAGGAACCTCAGGCAGAAGGATCAGCCCCTCCCAGCACTCACCTGCTCAGCAAAGTCCTTCTCCAGGGCCTCATAGGCTGTGTAGGTTTTGtttcctccccatttttcctctcgCAGGACCACAAACTCTGGGACAAAACAGGTTTTAAAGCTCAGATTAACTCAGGCTCAGATAAACCAAGTACCCCACCCTGCTCaagagcaggggctgggcaggtgGCACTCAGGGCAGCCTTGTTTCAGGGGACAcactcctgtcccctcctcGAATCCACTCCCCAGCGTGGCCAGCCCCTCACCTGACTTGAGGGGGAAGAGCACGTGCTTGATGAAGGAGAGGACACCGTTGTTCTCCACGTTCCCTGGCTCACAGAAAGCCTTCTTCAGCTTCTTCTTCACGTCCTCCTTGCGGTCCAGAAGATCAATCTTGGAGTCCTGCAGCAAGAGATTTCCTCAGCCTTTCACCCAAGCTTTTGCCCGGGAAACTCATGCTGGAGTTGCTGCACATCCTTAGAACCCCATGTGAGTGGGGAGGGAGAGCTCACCTTCCCTGGGGTGGTTCCCTCTCAGTCCCCAGCCACCAAACtgtccccccagagccccctgagcacagccagatCCAGGACCAACCTCTTCTGACGAGCTCATTTTGCTGCCTGTCAGCCCAGGAACCATGGGGTTCATCAAATGGACGCGCTTGGCATAGCCCAGGGAAGGGAGGTACTGGGAAAAACACAAGGAGGCAAGTCAGAAACAAACCTCATTTAACTTTAACTCACAATCCCTGCTTGCTCCTGGCTCCAGGTAACTTTGGGATCTGGGCTAACAGCACCCAGCAAGGGCAGAGTCAGAGCCAGGGATGTGTGGCTGCACAGAGCacgggagcagcagcagcacacagagctgtgacatCAACCAAAATCCCACACATTTCTCCCAGTGGATTTAGGAGTGGCCAAGCCATCCCTCAGACCCCAGTCTGGCAGCAATGCCCCCATTCCTGACCTTCTCTGCGAAGGTGAAGATCTTCCTCTGATCCACCCCTCCAAACTGTGCGTCCACCTTGAGATATTCCTCATCCAACGCCTGTGGAGAGACACAGAGCCTTGAGGCCGGACCCAGAGCAGTCCtggcctgtccctcagctcctcctggggCACTCCCAGCCAAGGAAGGCTGGGAACATTCCAGACTGTTTGCTGGAACAGCAGCTCCGTGCTCAGGCCACGCTTTGTGTGACATCGGGGTGGACAACAACCACCTTGATGCTCAGCCCCAAACACgccctggctctgccagcacctccctgggcaccaCACCCGCCTCACCTGCAGGCCTGGGTACAGCAAACCACTGAGCAAGGGATGCTCCACCTGCTTCACCACCTCCGCCCCCGCCTTCTTGGCGTCGTGCTGCGTCACCACCGAGGACAGGCGGTACACGTCCAGCGTGTACTCCCTGTGGGGACAGCTCTGTCACCAGGGGCacagctgtgtcaccatggGCACGGGGACAGCTCTGTCAccaggggcaggggacagctcTGACACCATGGGCAGGGGACAGCTCTGTCACCATGGGCAGGGGACAGCTCTGTCAccaggggcaggggacagctctgtcaccaggggcaggggacagctcTGACACCAGGGGCACAGCTGTGTCACCAGGGGCAGAGGACAGCTCTGACaccagggacaggggacagctctgacaccaggggcaggggacagctctgacaccaggggctggggacagctctgtcaCCAGGGGCACAGCTCTGACACCAGGGTCAGGGGACAGCTCTGTCACCATGGGCACGAGGACAGCTTTGACACCACAGGCACGGGGACAGCTCTGTcaccagggcacagggacagctctgtcaccaggggcaggggacagctcTGTCACCAGGGGCAGGGGGCAGCTCTGTCACCAGGGGCAGGGGGCAGCTCTGTCAccaggggcaggggacagcttTGACAtcaggggcaggggacagcttTGACaccaggggcacagggacagctctgccatatatatatatatgtatttatatatatgtgtatatatgtgtgtatataaatttatatatgtatatatatgtgtatgtatgttgaagtatatatatgtatatatgtgtatatatattgaatatatatgtatatatgtgagtatatattgaatatatatagacatataaatatacatatgtatatacattGAATATACacaatatatacatatatgtgtattctatataaaatatatagtACATACATTATAATAACGCTAAGTATATTTAtatcatatataaatatatgacAATAATATTCAATATATATACCTATGTATATATTgaatatatactatatatatgtatattctatataaaatatagattataataatgataataattatatttatattagatgaaaatatattaggataataatataaatatacacacacatatattgaatatatattatgtatacatatacatgtatatTCTATATAAAATATAGATCATATATTCTGTATTATATATGATAATGACGGTTAATAATAATtacaaatatataatataataacaTATAATGATAAATACTTATATATATagataatatatatatgtataaaaatatagatACAATATGAGATACTTCtaatatatgtataaaaatatatatacaatatGAGATACTTCtaatatatgtataaaaatatatatacaacATGAGATACTTCtaatatatgtataaaaatatatatacaatatGAGATACTTCTAATAttgtacatatatttttaatatatacggtatatatatattaatatttttaatatatatggtatatatattttatatttcctttaaCTGCACCTCGCCTGTGCTTTATCTCAGCCTCCTCGGCTGCCCAGGACTCACTTGCTGAGCTGGTAGTCGGTGCCCCTGACGAATTTGAGCTTCTCCAGGGGCACGCCGATGCTCTCCAGCATGGCTTTGATGACGTGCTCGTAGTAACGGGTgcgcagctccagcagctcccacggAGCCTTCATGTTGTCCAGGTAAGCGTGGAGGTCAGCGAAGAGGATTGTCACCTAGGACAGGGGACAGCGAGTCAGGGACGCCgtcccctctccctgcagctgccacccACAGGGTTGGCAGTGCCCACCTCGCAGCCAGCCTTGAGGAAATCGGCGATTTTGGACATGGGCACGAAATAAGCCACGTGTGGCTTGCCCGTGGTGGCCGTGCCCCAGTAGATCTTCAGCTCCCGCTGCTGCAGGATGGCCATGAGCTTCTCCTCGCCCAGCACCTCCTGCCGGGGCACAGAACAAACACACCGAGCTGCGGGAACACACCGGCAAATCCCGCGGGGTGCCCGGCTTCCCGCACCGTGTATCCCGGTACTGACCCCGGGCTGGGATCCCCCCAGTGCCGTGATCCCCTCCCGTTCCTCCCCGTTCTCGGACCCCAATCCTGCCGCATTCTCCTCGGTTTCCCCGGTACCCGCACCCCATCTGCCCCCGATCCAGCCTCAGCCAACCCTCCCAGCCCCAATTCCTCCGCCCGACCCCGAGTGCTGATCCCCGGGCTCGGATCTTCTCCATGCCCTGATCCTGCCCCGTTCCTGTCCCGTTCCTGCCCCGTTCTCGGACCCCAACCCCGCCGCATCCCCCCGGTACCCGCACCCCATCCTGCCCTCGATCCAGCCTCAGCCAAAGCTCCCAGCTCCAGTTCCTCCGCCCGACCCCGAGGGCCGATTCCCGGGCTCGGATCCCCCCAGTGCCGGCTTCCCCATGCCCTGATCCCCTCCCGTTCCTCCCCGTTCCTGCCCCGTTAATCCTGTCGCATCCCCCCGGTACCCGCACCCCATCTGTCCTCGATCCAACCTcagccaacccctcccagccccaatTCCTCCGAATGCTGACCAGAGTGCTGATCCCCGGGCTCGGATCCCCCCATGCCGCCCCGTTCCTgccccgttcccgttcccggaCCCCAACCCCGCCGCATCCCCCCGGTACCCGCACCCCATCCTGCCCCCGCCTCGGTCCCGGCCCCGATCCGGCTTCAGCCAACCCTCCCAGCCCCAATTCCTCCGCCCGACCCCGATCCAGCCCCGCTGGTCCCTGACATccctcccggtgccgccgctcTCCCCGCGGCCCAGCCCCGGTGCCATCCACCTCCCGGTACCTGCAGGTTCCGCGTGATGAGCTGGTACTTCTCCTGCGGGCCGGGCGCGGGCTCCATGGCGGCggctgcagggcaggacacACTGTTACCAGCGCTCCGGTTACCCGGTTCCCCCGGTTTCCCCCGGTTCCCCCCGGTTCCCCCCGGTTCTCCCGGTCCCACCGACCCGCCCCGGGTTGCATCAGCCCCACTCGGCGCTCCACTGCCACACCTGAGCCTGCCGAGCGCCGAGCTGCCGATGCAACGAGCGGGAGGAAGAGGGGGGCGCGCTCCTCCAATCAGAGAGCGTCCCGCGCGGCGAGGAGCCCGCGCTCCGCCAATCAGAGGGCGCCTCACGGCCGCGGGGGCGTGGCCTTGGCGCCGTTAAGATGGCGGCGGGTGAGCGCTTTCCCGCCAGGCCGGGCCGCGGCCGCTGCTTTCCCTCAGCGCAGCTCAATTCCCCCTCGTTTATTCTGGGGCGGTtttacccctttttttttttttccgcgGCTCGGGGAGCTCCCCATGTTGGGGTGGGCCGGGAGGAggagccgcgggcggggcgggtTTGGCCCCGCCTTGGGGCGGTGCCGTTGAGGCGCCGGTTGGGCGGTGCTCACTGAGGGACGGGCGGGTCCCTGACGGAGGGAGCGGGGCCTTAGAGCCTCCTGAGGGTTTTATCTGCGCAGGGAAAGGCTCCAG
It encodes the following:
- the YARS1 gene encoding tyrosine--tRNA ligase, cytoplasmic isoform X2; the protein is MEPAPGPQEKYQLITRNLQEVLGEEKLMAILQQRELKIYWGTATTGKPHVAYFVPMSKIADFLKAGCEVTILFADLHAYLDNMKAPWELLELRTRYYEHVIKAMLESIGVPLEKLKFVRGTDYQLSKEYTLDVYRLSSVVTQHDAKKAGAEVVKQVEHPLLSGLLYPGLQALDEEYLKVDAQFGGVDQRKIFTFAEKYLPSLGYAKRVHLMNPMVPGLTGSKMSSSEEDSKIDLLDRKEDVKKKLKKAFCEPGNVENNGVLSFIKHVLFPLKSEFVVLREEKWGGNKTYTAYEALEKDFAEQVVHPGDLKNSVEVALNKLLDPIREKFNCPELKKLSSAAYPTPAKAKPGEKGTKNSEPEDVVPSRLDIRVGKVISVEKHPDADSLYVEKIDVGEAEPRTVVSGLVHFVPKEQLQDRLVVLLCNLKPQKMRGVESQGMVLCASSVGEPRQVEPLDPPAGCCAGERVYVEGYEGGEPDEELKPKKKVFEKLQADFHISEDCVAQWKERNFLTKLGTVSCKSLKGGSIS
- the YARS1 gene encoding tyrosine--tRNA ligase, cytoplasmic isoform X1, coding for MQPGAAAAMEPAPGPQEKYQLITRNLQEVLGEEKLMAILQQRELKIYWGTATTGKPHVAYFVPMSKIADFLKAGCEVTILFADLHAYLDNMKAPWELLELRTRYYEHVIKAMLESIGVPLEKLKFVRGTDYQLSKEYTLDVYRLSSVVTQHDAKKAGAEVVKQVEHPLLSGLLYPGLQALDEEYLKVDAQFGGVDQRKIFTFAEKYLPSLGYAKRVHLMNPMVPGLTGSKMSSSEEDSKIDLLDRKEDVKKKLKKAFCEPGNVENNGVLSFIKHVLFPLKSEFVVLREEKWGGNKTYTAYEALEKDFAEQVVHPGDLKNSVEVALNKLLDPIREKFNCPELKKLSSAAYPTPAKAKPGEKGTKNSEPEDVVPSRLDIRVGKVISVEKHPDADSLYVEKIDVGEAEPRTVVSGLVHFVPKEQLQDRLVVLLCNLKPQKMRGVESQGMVLCASSVGEPRQVEPLDPPAGCCAGERVYVEGYEGGEPDEELKPKKKVFEKLQADFHISEDCVAQWKERNFLTKLGTVSCKSLKGGSIS